The Methylomonas montana genome has a window encoding:
- a CDS encoding septal ring lytic transglycosylase RlpA family protein, whose amino-acid sequence MRKAKWTATIGLSMSLASFSSVGLAKTERHGLFSIEQSGVASYYSDKLHGQRTANGEVYDKNALTAAHKSLPFGTVLKVVNLSNNRSVEVRVNCRAPQSNKRLLDLSKRAAKELDFVQAGLARVKIEVLRLGEAA is encoded by the coding sequence ATGCGAAAAGCGAAATGGACGGCCACAATTGGGCTGTCAATGAGTCTAGCGTCTTTTAGCTCTGTAGGTTTAGCGAAAACAGAAAGACATGGTTTGTTTTCCATTGAACAAAGCGGTGTCGCGTCTTATTACAGCGACAAATTGCATGGTCAGCGGACAGCGAACGGTGAGGTTTACGATAAAAATGCATTAACTGCGGCCCATAAGAGTTTACCGTTTGGGACGGTGCTGAAGGTAGTTAACCTAAGCAACAACCGCAGTGTCGAAGTTCGGGTTAACTGCCGAGCGCCTCAGTCCAATAAGCGTTTGCTTGATTTATCCAAGCGGGCGGCTAAGGAGTTGGATTTTGTGCAAGCGGGGTTAGCCAGAGTCAAAATTGAAGTGTTGCGTTTGGGCGAGGCTGCCTAA
- a CDS encoding SirB2 family protein, translated as MRLRYPQLIKFLKRPAFMLKHIHLLFVAILVVAFIGRVLLAEFKPELLAQKWLKITPHVLASLVLLTGFVLVFQGNWLAGDYGWIIAKLLILPVYIGLGVVAIRQQGQKRWLAFAGALFCLFYIAKVAVAKQAFFFF; from the coding sequence ATGAGGCTTCGTTATCCGCAGTTAATAAAATTTTTAAAGAGGCCTGCATTTATGCTGAAACACATCCATCTTCTTTTTGTAGCGATCTTAGTGGTCGCTTTCATTGGTCGAGTACTGCTCGCCGAATTCAAGCCTGAGTTGTTGGCGCAAAAATGGTTGAAGATAACGCCCCATGTGCTTGCGAGTCTGGTGTTGTTGACCGGTTTTGTTTTGGTTTTTCAAGGTAACTGGCTAGCAGGGGATTATGGTTGGATTATTGCCAAATTACTGATTCTGCCGGTTTACATCGGTTTGGGTGTGGTGGCGATACGTCAGCAGGGTCAAAAGCGATGGTTGGCCTTTGCCGGTGCATTGTTTTGCTTGTTTTATATTGCCAAGGTTGCCGTTGCCAAACAGGCTTTTTTCTTCTTTTGA
- the purH gene encoding bifunctional phosphoribosylaminoimidazolecarboxamide formyltransferase/IMP cyclohydrolase, which produces MNKKVTRALVSVSDKTGILEFCRSLNSLGIELLSTGGTAKLLAEHHIAVTEVSDYTGFPEMMDGRVKTLHPKVHGGILGRRGIDDAVMAASGIKAIDMVVVNLYPFEQTVAKPDCDLETAIENIDIGGPSMIRGAAKNHNDVAIVVDPADYSGILAELQANATALSYKTRFKLALKSFEHTARYDTMIAAYLSKVVDAGNFPETLNLQFHRLQSMRYGENPHQNAAFYGEKNPPAGSIASAQQLQGKELSYNNIADADAALECVKSFDEQPACVIVKHANPCGVAIADNIFDAYNLAYATDPTSAFGGIIAFNRELDEKTATEIAERQFVEVIIAPVVSEGAKDALAKKKNVRVLETGFWASSNTTALDFKRVGGGLLVQDRDTGSITAAVLKVVSKRAPTEQELADLLFVWKVAKFVKSNAIVYGKNGQTIGVGAGQMSRVYSAKIAGIKAADEGLQVPGSVMASDAFFPFRDGIDAAAAAGITAVIHPGGSMRDQEVIDAADEHNIAMVLTGMRHFRH; this is translated from the coding sequence ATGAACAAAAAAGTGACCCGCGCCCTGGTCAGCGTTTCCGATAAGACCGGCATACTGGAATTTTGCCGCAGCTTGAACAGTTTAGGAATAGAACTATTATCCACCGGCGGCACCGCCAAACTGCTAGCCGAACACCATATCGCCGTCACCGAAGTCTCGGACTACACCGGCTTTCCGGAAATGATGGACGGCCGGGTGAAGACCTTGCATCCCAAGGTACACGGCGGCATCCTCGGCCGGCGCGGCATCGACGATGCGGTAATGGCGGCAAGCGGCATCAAGGCCATCGATATGGTGGTGGTCAACCTCTACCCCTTCGAGCAGACCGTCGCCAAACCGGATTGCGATCTGGAAACCGCAATCGAAAACATCGACATAGGCGGTCCCAGCATGATTCGCGGCGCGGCCAAGAACCACAATGACGTTGCCATCGTGGTTGATCCGGCCGACTATTCCGGCATCTTGGCCGAACTGCAGGCCAACGCCACGGCTTTAAGCTATAAAACTCGCTTCAAACTGGCGTTGAAAAGCTTCGAGCACACCGCCCGCTACGACACCATGATCGCCGCCTATCTAAGCAAGGTCGTCGATGCCGGCAATTTCCCGGAAACCTTGAATCTGCAATTCCACCGCCTGCAAAGCATGCGCTACGGTGAAAATCCGCATCAAAATGCGGCATTTTACGGCGAGAAAAATCCGCCAGCCGGCAGCATCGCCAGTGCCCAGCAATTACAAGGCAAGGAATTGTCATACAACAACATCGCCGACGCCGATGCGGCATTGGAATGCGTCAAATCCTTCGACGAACAACCGGCCTGTGTAATCGTCAAGCACGCCAACCCCTGCGGCGTCGCGATTGCTGACAATATCTTCGACGCTTACAACCTGGCGTACGCCACCGATCCGACTTCAGCCTTCGGCGGCATCATCGCCTTCAACCGCGAGCTGGACGAAAAAACCGCGACCGAAATTGCCGAGCGTCAATTTGTTGAGGTCATCATCGCTCCGGTCGTTTCGGAAGGTGCTAAAGACGCACTGGCGAAAAAGAAAAATGTCCGCGTCTTGGAAACAGGATTTTGGGCAAGCAGCAACACGACTGCGCTGGATTTCAAACGCGTCGGCGGCGGCTTGTTGGTACAGGACAGAGATACCGGCAGCATTACCGCTGCTGTTCTGAAAGTGGTGAGTAAACGTGCACCGACCGAGCAGGAACTGGCGGATCTGCTGTTTGTCTGGAAAGTCGCGAAATTTGTCAAATCCAACGCCATCGTTTACGGCAAAAACGGTCAGACTATTGGTGTCGGTGCCGGTCAGATGAGCCGGGTGTATTCCGCGAAAATCGCCGGCATCAAGGCTGCCGACGAAGGTTTGCAAGTGCCTGGCTCGGTGATGGCGTCGGATGCCTTCTTCCCGTTCCGCGACGGCATCGATGCCGCCGCAGCGGCGGGCATCACCGCAGTGATACACCCCGGCGGCTCAATGCGCGATCAGGAAGTCATCGACGCTGCTGACGAGCATAATATTGCGATGGTGTTGACCGGGATGCGGCATTTTAGGCATTGA
- a CDS encoding Tex family protein gives MDVIQRIAEELSVKPQQVAAAAGLLDEGATVPFIARYRKEVTGGLDDTQLRHLEERLIYLRELNDRRASILDTIRSQGKLTAELEQAIVEADTKTLLEDLYLPYKPKRRTKAQIAREAGLEPLADAILDNRDVIPEQAAAAYIDADKGVADVGAALDGARQIIMERISEDAELLTELRERIWNKGILHSSLVASKEAEAAKFKDYFDYSEAINKIPSHRALALFRGRNEDLLSLTLKPAELDQEEHQLCTQFVCQRLQIQNTAKPAEAWLAETARFAWKIKLFTRIDMDLKLRLREAAELEAIRVFASNLRDLLLAAPAGPKATMGLDPGIRTGVKVAIVDATGKLLATETIYPHQPKNQWDQSIATLARLIAQYGVQLVSIGNGTASRETDQLVTDLMKRHKELHFQKITVSEAGASVYSASELAAKEFPDLDVSLRGAVSIARRLQDPLAELVKIDPKSIGVGQYQHDVNQVQLARMLDTVVEDCVNAVGVDVNTASVALLKQVSGLSSSISENIVAFRDTNGPFANRNQLKKVPRLGDKAFEQAAGFLRIMNGDNPLDASAVHPEAYPVVNAILDDTGKSIRDLIGQSQFLRSLSPANYTNAAFGLPTVSDILQELEKPGRDPRPEFKSVQFKEGVEKITDLEPGMKLEGVVTNVANFGAFVDIGVHQDGLVHISHLADEFVKDPRDVVKAGDMVKVRVLEVDVARQRISLSMKKDIDSSDIVRSEKPQKAAHKPKPQPALQNSMSNAFAKALKK, from the coding sequence ATGGACGTTATCCAACGCATTGCCGAAGAACTTTCCGTTAAGCCTCAACAAGTCGCCGCCGCCGCTGGCCTGCTGGATGAAGGCGCCACCGTACCGTTTATCGCTCGTTATCGGAAAGAAGTGACCGGCGGCCTAGATGACACGCAATTGCGTCATCTTGAAGAAAGACTGATTTATCTGCGCGAGCTTAACGATAGACGTGCATCGATTCTCGATACAATTCGCTCGCAAGGAAAGCTCACAGCGGAACTGGAACAAGCGATAGTCGAAGCCGACACCAAAACCCTGCTGGAAGATTTATATCTGCCTTACAAACCCAAACGCCGCACCAAAGCTCAAATTGCCCGCGAAGCCGGTCTGGAGCCTTTGGCCGACGCCATACTCGATAATCGCGATGTGATTCCCGAACAAGCCGCCGCTGCTTATATCGACGCCGATAAAGGCGTAGCGGATGTCGGCGCCGCTCTGGACGGCGCTCGGCAAATCATCATGGAACGCATCTCCGAAGACGCTGAACTATTAACTGAATTGCGGGAACGCATCTGGAATAAGGGGATCTTGCACTCCAGTCTGGTCGCCAGCAAGGAAGCGGAAGCAGCCAAATTCAAGGATTATTTCGATTACAGCGAGGCCATCAACAAAATCCCATCTCATCGGGCGCTAGCCTTGTTCCGTGGCCGTAACGAAGACTTGTTGTCCCTGACGCTCAAACCGGCGGAACTGGATCAGGAAGAACATCAGCTCTGCACGCAATTCGTCTGCCAACGTCTGCAAATTCAGAACACCGCTAAACCTGCCGAGGCCTGGCTAGCGGAAACCGCCCGCTTCGCGTGGAAAATCAAACTATTCACTCGTATCGACATGGACCTGAAACTACGGCTGCGTGAAGCCGCCGAACTAGAAGCCATTCGAGTATTCGCCAGTAATTTACGCGATCTGTTGCTAGCCGCGCCGGCGGGCCCGAAAGCGACAATGGGCCTCGATCCAGGCATCCGCACCGGCGTCAAGGTGGCCATAGTCGATGCTACCGGCAAATTGCTGGCAACCGAGACGATATACCCACATCAACCGAAAAACCAATGGGATCAATCGATTGCTACGCTTGCGCGTTTGATCGCCCAATACGGCGTGCAACTAGTCAGCATCGGTAACGGTACTGCTTCGCGGGAAACCGACCAACTGGTTACCGATCTAATGAAACGGCATAAGGAATTGCATTTTCAAAAAATCACGGTTTCCGAGGCGGGCGCTTCGGTCTATTCGGCATCCGAATTGGCGGCCAAGGAGTTTCCGGATTTGGATGTATCCTTACGCGGCGCAGTCTCCATCGCTCGCCGCCTGCAAGACCCTCTGGCGGAACTGGTCAAGATCGATCCCAAATCGATAGGCGTCGGCCAATACCAGCACGACGTCAATCAAGTGCAACTGGCGCGGATGCTGGATACCGTGGTGGAAGACTGCGTGAATGCCGTCGGCGTCGACGTCAACACCGCCTCGGTGGCACTGCTGAAACAGGTTTCCGGCCTCAGTAGCAGTATTAGCGAAAACATTGTCGCTTTTCGAGATACCAATGGCCCCTTCGCCAATCGCAACCAATTGAAAAAAGTACCTCGCCTCGGCGACAAGGCCTTCGAACAGGCCGCTGGTTTCTTACGCATCATGAACGGCGACAACCCTCTTGACGCCTCGGCGGTGCACCCTGAAGCCTATCCGGTCGTGAATGCGATCCTTGACGATACCGGCAAATCGATCCGCGACCTGATCGGTCAAAGCCAATTTCTGCGTAGCCTGAGTCCCGCCAATTACACCAATGCAGCATTCGGTTTGCCAACCGTCAGCGACATCTTGCAAGAGCTGGAAAAACCGGGCCGCGACCCGCGCCCGGAGTTTAAAAGCGTGCAATTTAAGGAAGGCGTCGAAAAAATCACCGACCTGGAACCCGGCATGAAATTGGAGGGCGTCGTCACCAACGTCGCCAATTTTGGCGCTTTCGTCGACATCGGCGTACATCAAGATGGCTTGGTGCATATCTCGCATTTGGCCGACGAATTCGTCAAAGATCCTCGCGACGTAGTCAAGGCCGGCGATATGGTCAAGGTCCGGGTATTGGAAGTCGATGTAGCGCGTCAGCGTATTTCGCTGAGCATGAAGAAAGACATAGACAGCAGCGACATCGTTCGTAGCGAGAAACCGCAAAAGGCCGCGCATAAACCAAAACCGCAACCGGCGTTGCAGAACAGCATGAGCAATGCTTTCGCCAAGGCTTTGAAAAAGTAA
- the purD gene encoding phosphoribosylamine--glycine ligase, with translation MKILIVGSGGREHALAWKAKQSSKVKNVFVAPGNAGTALEPGIDNVDIQADDIAGLLNFAQARDIDLTIVGPEVPLVKGIVDQFSAAGLACFGPSAQAAQLEGSKSFCKDFMARHGIPTAEYQTFTDVNQAITYIQRKGAPIVVKADGLAAGKGVIVAQSEQQAIEAVQDMLSGNSFGEAGHRVVIEEFLEGEEASFIVIADGQHALAMATSQDHKARDDGDQGPNTGGMGAYSPAPVVTPEIHQRVMDEVINPTLQGMREDGNDYTGFLYAGLMIGKNGNIKVLEYNCRFGDPETQPIMMRLKSDLIDLCQAALNKTLDQIVTEWDERAALGVVLAAGGYPDDYAKGHLISGLPTDSADDCKVFHAGTQQINGAIVTAGGRVLCACALGDSIAQAQQKAYKLCGQIDWQDVYYRKDIGFKAIS, from the coding sequence ATGAAAATTTTAATCGTCGGTAGCGGCGGCCGTGAACACGCCCTGGCCTGGAAAGCCAAACAATCATCAAAGGTCAAAAACGTATTCGTCGCTCCCGGTAATGCCGGTACGGCTTTAGAGCCAGGCATCGACAATGTCGATATTCAGGCGGACGACATTGCCGGCTTGCTGAATTTCGCTCAAGCCCGAGACATAGACTTGACCATCGTCGGCCCGGAAGTACCCTTGGTAAAAGGCATTGTTGATCAATTCAGCGCCGCCGGCTTGGCTTGTTTCGGACCAAGCGCGCAAGCCGCGCAACTGGAAGGCTCGAAGTCGTTCTGCAAGGATTTCATGGCCCGCCACGGTATTCCCACCGCCGAGTATCAAACCTTTACCGACGTTAACCAGGCCATTACTTACATCCAACGCAAAGGCGCGCCGATCGTGGTTAAAGCCGACGGCCTGGCGGCCGGCAAAGGCGTAATCGTCGCCCAATCCGAACAACAGGCGATAGAGGCGGTGCAAGACATGCTGTCCGGCAATAGTTTCGGCGAAGCCGGCCACCGGGTGGTGATCGAAGAGTTTTTGGAAGGCGAAGAAGCCAGCTTCATCGTCATCGCCGACGGCCAGCATGCGCTGGCGATGGCTACTTCGCAGGACCATAAGGCCCGCGACGACGGCGACCAAGGGCCTAATACCGGTGGCATGGGCGCATATTCGCCCGCGCCGGTCGTTACGCCGGAAATTCATCAACGCGTGATGGACGAAGTCATCAATCCCACGCTGCAAGGCATGCGTGAAGATGGCAACGATTACACGGGTTTTCTGTACGCAGGCTTGATGATAGGCAAAAACGGCAACATCAAGGTGCTGGAATACAACTGCCGCTTCGGCGACCCGGAGACCCAACCGATCATGATGCGCTTGAAAAGCGACCTGATTGACCTCTGCCAAGCCGCTTTAAATAAGACCCTGGATCAAATCGTGACAGAATGGGACGAGCGCGCGGCATTGGGCGTGGTATTGGCGGCCGGCGGTTATCCGGACGATTACGCCAAGGGACATCTGATCAGCGGCTTGCCAACCGATAGTGCTGATGATTGCAAAGTCTTTCATGCCGGCACCCAACAAATTAACGGTGCCATTGTCACCGCGGGCGGAAGAGTCCTGTGTGCCTGTGCATTGGGTGATAGCATTGCGCAAGCGCAACAAAAAGCCTACAAATTATGCGGCCAAATCGACTGGCAGGATGTTTATTATCGCAAGGATATTGGCTTTAAAGCGATCAGCTAG